In Bacteroidales bacterium, the sequence TCGGAAAAGAGTTCATGGGCATGGCTTCCGCGGTTGGTGAATTCAAATATGCGCAAACCTGCATCGTAGCAGGTTTTTATAACGGCTTTGCAGGTGCCGGCATCAGGATGGTAGAAAATCGGGATAACACCAGCCTCCAGCATTTTTTGATACACCTGAATACGGGGAAAATCGGTCATAATTTTTGTATTGAACAATCGATTGCACAAAATTAGAAAAAAAACTAACTTTGGCAAGGGTTAATCAATGAAAAAAAGGGTTACTATACACGATATAGCCCGGAAGCTGAATACGACTGCTTCGACCGTTTCGCGTGCTCTTCAGAATCATCCGCGGATAAGCCAGGAAATGCGCCGTAAGGTTCAGCAGACAGCCAGGGAAATGAATTATCGTCCGGATGAGATGGCAGTCAACCTGCGCAAAGGCCAGCGCAACATTCTGGGCGTTATTGTTCCCCAGGTTGACCGCCATTTCTTTGCCCGCGTAATCAGGGGCATTGAGGAAGAGGCTGGGACGCAGGGTTATCACATCCTGATAGGGCAGTCGTATGAGAAGGTTGAACGGGAAGTGCACCTTACCGAAAAAATGGGGAAGGGAGTAGTGGAGGGCCTTCTGATTTCGGTTTCGTTGCAGACAAGAGACTACCAGCATATACAAAGGCTGATTGAGCAGGAAGTGCCTCTGGTTTTTTTTGACCGAGTACCTGAGGAAGTGCATGCCGACTCGGTAGTGATTGATGATTTTGAGGCGGCGTTTCAGGTCACCGAACATCTTATCCGCTCCGGTTGCCGCAATTTGGCTCATTTCGCCGGCCCGAACCATATCAATATCTACCGGGAGCGATCAAACGGTTTTCTGGCCGCCATGAACCAATACCGGCTGAAAATCAATACAGATTGGATGCTGGACAATGTTCTGACAAAGGAAACCGGGTACAGGGCAATGAAATTTCTCTGGAGCCAGAGGATAAAGCCGGATGCCATTGTTTCATCAGGTGATTATTCTGCCCTGGGTGCCCTGCTGTGGTGCAAGGAGTATGGTGTTGAAGTTCCAGGCCGGATGTGTATAACCGGTTTTGCCAATGAGCCTTTTACCTCCCTTATTACACCGGGTATGACTTCTGTTGAGCAGCACGGATTCGAGATGGGGAAAAAAGCTGCTTCCCTGCTTCTGGAGAGGGTACAGGGAAAATATTCCGGACAGGATGTTCGTAAAATAGTCATTCCTTCCGAACTGCATATCAGGGAGTCATCAAGCCGCATGGTGTGCAAGGCAAATAAGAAGCAAACAAAACCTCATCAATAAAATCGTCAGGTTATGAATATTGAATACGAAATCCGTTATGCCGTTCATCCGGCTGATTTCAAAGGGTATGATACAGAGCGCCTTCGGAAGGAATTTCTTGTTCCGGGCCTTTTTGTGCGCGACAAAATCAAAATGGTCTATTCGATGTACGACCGGTTTATCATCGGCGGGGTTCTGCCGGTTTCCTCCCCTTTGCTGCTCGAGCCGGTTGATGCGCTGAAAGCTCCTTTTTTTCTTAGCCGAAGGGAAATCGGAATCATCAATGTCGGGGAAGAGGGTGTTGTTAAAACCGACGGTAAGGAATATGCGCTTGGATTCAAGGAAGCCTTGTACCTGGGAGCAGGCGCAAGGAATGTGGTTTTTGAAAGCCGGCATTCCTCGCGGCCGGCCCGATTCTATTTCAATTCCGCACCAGCGCATACTTCGTATCCCGACAAGCTGATAACACGGGCTGATGCCGAAGTTGCCGAACTCGGTGCACCGGAAACTTCCAATTTCAGGCGGTTAAATAAGCTCATAGTGAACAGTATAGTAAAAACCTGTCAGTTGCAGATGGGATTGACGGAACTTCAGCCGGGCAGTGTATGGAATACCATGCCTCCGCATACCCATGCACGGCGTATGGAAGCCTATTTTTACTTTGAAGTACCCGGGGGCCAGGCGGTTTGTCATTTCATGGGCGAGCCCACGGAAACCCGTCACATCTGGATGGCCAATGAAGAAGCTGTGCTTTCTCCGCAATGGTCGATTCATTCGGCCGCGGGCACCGGCAATTATTCGTTCATATGGGGTATGGCCGGAGAAAATCTTGACTACGGTGATATGGATACAGTAACTCCCGACCGGTTGCGTTAGTGAAACCTTAAAAACATACGGTGATGAAACCCACATGTTTTGCCAACATAAGCACCTATAAAAATTTTTCAAACATCTGGGTTGTGTCATACCACTTAAAATCAATTTTGTTATGATGAATTACATGGAATTGTTTTCACTGAAAGGAAAAACAGCCCTGGTTACTGGCGGAACCCACGGACTGGGCATGGCTATTGGAAAGGCTCTGGCAGGTGCCGGTGCAAGGCTCGTAATCAATGATCTGAGCCGTGAGAAGCTTGATCACGCTGTTAAGCAGTATGCTGCCGAAGGAGTGGATGTGCTCTCCTATGTTGCCGACGTTACACGGGAACAATCGGTAATGGATATGCTTGATTCCATTGAAAGGGATCATGGACCTGTTGATATTCTGGTGAACAACGCCGGGATTATTAAGAGAATTCCGGCACTGGAAATGTCTGTGGAAGATTACGAACAGGTTCTGAAAGTGGACCTGACGGGGCCGTTTATTGTGTCAAAACAGGTTGCCAAACGAATGGTTGCAAGGAATTCAGGCGGTAAAATTATCAATATGTGTTCCATGATGAGTGAAATGGGTCGCAGTACGGTCAGCGCCTATGCCGCAGCCAAGGGTGGGCTGAAAATGCTGACCAAAAATCTTGCAACCGAATGGGCAAAGTACAATATCCAGGTAAACGGAATCGGTCCGGGTTATTTTGCAACCGAACAAACTGCTCCTATACGGGTGAACGGACATCCTTTCAATGAGTTCATTATTCACCGTACTCCGGCAGGTAGGTGGGGCGTGCCGGACGATCTGGCTGGGGCGGCTATTTTTCTCGCTTCACCGGCTTCTGATTTCATTACCGGGCAGGTCATTTATGTTGACGGAGGCATCCTGGCTACCATCGGAAAAGCCTATTCGGAATCGTATTAGGCGACTATTAAATGGCCGGATGCATCGAAAATATTTATGTTGCTCAGGGAAAACTCAGCCAATAATGTGAAACGAAAATCAAATATGCGTGCATTAACTATAAAACCCAATGAAATGAAATATCTGGTTATTCTTTTACTCGTTCTTCTGAGTGCATGCAAACCCAAAGAACGGACAATTGAAGTGGTAAATACTCTGCCCGTTAACCGGACGGATGAGCCTGTCATCATTCAGCGTCAGACGCTTGAACGCTGGTTTCATGCTTCACTGAAAGGAGAACAGATTCTGGTTCTTCAGGGTAAGGATACAATCCCCTCACAATGTGACGATACCGATGGTGATGGTGCATGGGATGAATGCCTTTTTTTCGGTAATGTTCCTGCTTCCAGTACGTCGGAATACAGGTTGATGCCGGTAAGGGAACTTCCCCTTTTCCGCCCGAGAACCAATGTGCGGATGGCGAAGATTATTGAAATGTTCAAGAAATATGAGGAGCTGAACGAGGCGGAACGCATAAAAGGTACTGATACCAAAGTTACTTCCACCGTTTACCAGCTCGAGGGTCCCGGCTGGGAAAACGACAGGGTTGCTTTCCGGAACTACCTGGATGAGCGCAACGGAATGGATATTTTTGGCAAGGTGGTTGACAGTATGGTTCTTGATTTTATCGGAAGGGGCGATGATTATCATTCCATGGGACCCTGGGGGATGGACATACTGAAAGTGGGAAATTCACTTGGTGCAGGGGCAATTGCTCTTTTGCATGCTGATACTCTGGTCCGCGGAGGGATTCCTTCCAGGGGCAAATACCGTTTGATAACGGAAGGCCCGTTGCGTTCGCGCTTTGTTTTATCATGCGAAGACTGGAAGGTAGGTGAAGCGAAGTATGATTTGTACCATACCATTACAATCTGGGGCGGAACCTACAGCTATGAAAGCACAGTAAAGCTGAAAAATTCGGGAAGAGACACTCTGGTCGCCGGGATTGTAAAACTGCACAGCGATACTCTTTATGTGATGCAGGATAATCCGAAGTATATTATCCTGGCAACCTATGACAAACAGGCATTTAACGGGGAATATCTGGGCCTCGGTTTGATCGTTCCGCGCGATGCCTATCTCGGATGGAACAGGGCGCCAGAAGCAGGCCATGATGTTGTTTCAACCTATTATGCAAAGATCCTGGCAGAAAACAACCGACCTGTGACCTTTCGTTTCTATGCGTGCTGGGAAGTGTCTGATAAACGTTTTGCCTCGCGGGAAGGATTTATTGATTATATGAAGGAAGAAGCTGGCAAAATGGCTTTTCCCCTGCAAGCTGAATTAAAATAGCTGTCGTTACTGTTTTTCCGGTTATTTAAAGAAATATGCCGGACTGTTTTCCGGAAACTGTTTCTATTTTCACTACCAGAATTACCATCCGGTCAAGATTCTTTTCGTCGTAACTATATGGCTGCGGTGCACCATATTTTGCCATAATCAGGTCAAGGCCTTTTTTCTTCATCGGAAGATCCTGTTCGATTCGTATGGTGCCGGTTCCCATTACTGACCGGTATTTTGTGGTCCATCCGCATGGTTTATCAGCAGGAATGATTTCAGAAACATCTTCGATTTCAAAGCTGACTTTCGGATTTTTTTCTATCAGCTCAATCTTTTTCCCTGTTCGGGCGGAGTGGATGTAAAGGTAACCATCGGAGTGCGCGTAATTAACAGGAACGATGTAGGCGTATTCCCCGTCGACAAATCCGAGCCGGCAGACGGGGGAAGAATTGAGAATGTATTCGATTAAGGAATTGTCAGTGATCATTTTATCCTTACGCCGCATGAAGTAAATTTTCCTGCAAGATAGAATTTCTCCCGAAAATGTCCTTGCCGTCAGAATAAAAATTCCTCGGCCGGAATCATAAGGTTTTCAGATAGTCTGGAATTGTCATTATCTCTGAACAAGGCCGATTTAACTACTTCGGCAATGTCGCGTACCGGTCGGTCGGAACTTTGTGCAAAGGTTTTCTTGCAGAGGGGACAGGATGTAACAATGGTATCGGGATTGTTGATGGTAAGGTTTTCCAGGCTGTATTTCGTAATTTCGCGGCGTTTTTTCTGTCCGAGGACTGTATTTCCCAGGCTTCCGCCGCAGCAGATGCTTTTTTCCTTTTCTGAGGCGGTAGGGGTAAGAATGCCTGCGTGCTTCAATACCTGACGGGGTTCTTCGTATATTCCGCTTCCTCGGCCCAGTTCGCAGGGATCGTGGTAGGCGAGCGAAATGTTCCGGCTCCGCAGGCGGATTCGTCCCTGCATCAGCAGACGGTACAGGTATTGGGTATGGTGCATAACCGTTATCGGCAGGTGGTATTCTTCCCGGAACACTTTGTAGCAAATGGGGCAGGAAGTAACCAGGATGCGGGCTCCGGAGGAAAGTATTTTGTCCCTGTTTATTTCCATAAGTTGCTTCGCTTCGGCAATGCGGCCGGCTAATGCAAGGGGCCTGCCGCAGCAGATACTTTCTTCCTTGTCGAGGAAGAAATAATCCTCTCCGGCCTGCTGCATAATGGCTTCCATTGACTGTGTGACGGCGGGCGTGAGCTGACCCATACAGCCGGCAAAATAAATCACTTCGTGGTGCGGTGTGGGTTTTGCGGCGATATTCCGTTGCGGGTTTACGGGAAAATGCTCTTCCGTGCGGGCAATTGCACGAAGGTCAGTTGTGATAATCCCTACAGGACATGCAATGTTGCACCGGCCGCACATCAGACAGTTATCAAGTACATCTTCGTCGGGGGTATGATAACGGATATTCCGGATCATATAAACGCTCTGGATGTTCTGTATTCCGGCAGCTGCCGACATAGGACACGGATCGATGCAGATGCCGCAACGGGAGCAGGAATACACTTCGATTTCGGAAAAGGATGAATAGGCATTTCGGGTGCGGATTCCGTAGTTCCTTAAAAAGATCAGAACAACTTCGGTGGGAATATGCATATACCGGCTGAAAGGCAGAGCAACAAAAAACAACCCAAGGGCAAGAGAATAAGCCCACCATGCGGGATATTCGAACGATTGCAGTGGGATCAGTCCGCTCAGGAAATTCCCCAGAGACCCTGTGATAACACCCCCTGTCTGGTAAATTCCGGATGTAACGCTTTCGGCAAGCAGCCGGAAAGGGAAAATGCACCAGAGGGAGTATAGTGCCAGACGGTCGTACCAGAGCAAACGGGTTGTTTTTTTCATCCCGAGGGCGCGGGAACGAATTCTTTTAAACAGGGCGAGCGCTACTCCGCTGAGAATGAACAGCAACAAAAAATCCATGATGAATTCGAAAGCCTTTTCTCCCGGAAATCCGGCTGCCTCAGGCTCGAAAAAGCGGAAAAAAATCGGATAATATGGAGGGTGAATGGCCGCTGGCCTGTAAATCATTGCTTCCACATTGCCGGCAACGATCAGAAGAAACCATCCGAAGGCGAGGCTCATATGCATATACCCGAGCAGGGGATTGGTACGGAAGATCTTTCTGTGGAGCAGGCTTTCCAGAATAACTTCCTTAACTGACCGGATGGTTTTACCCGAAAAGATACCTCTTTTTAACAGGATCCGGTCAACACGGCTGAGGTGATAAAGCCATACGGCGGTTTTGTAAAAGAACCAGACCAGAAGAAAAGCAAGTCCGGCAGTAAACGGTATAACAAACAGATCGAAACCCATAATCAGTTGATTAACATGGTACGAAGAAGGTCAAGGATATGCCGTGTATTAACACCCCGGGGGCAAACAAGGGTGCATTTGCCGCAATACATGCATTTGGTCAGTTCAGAGCGGACCGATTCGGTTTCACCGCGCCGGACCATAAGCAGAATATGGCGGAAGCTGATTGGTTCAAACTGGCCTGCGGTGCAGGTTCCTCCGCAGGAACCGCACGCCATGCATATCCGCGACGTTGGTTCTTTTTCCTCCAGCCATTGTGCCAGGGACCTGTTGTTGTGGTCCAGGTTGATGGTGTGATCGGGATGTAAAGCAAATTGCCAGTTCATTTTACTGCATGTTGGGTTTGATGATTAAACCAGGCGGCAATTTCAAGGGCTGCTGCCCGTGCATCGCTTATTGATTCAGAAATGCTGCGGGGGCCTGATGAAGCCCCGGTGACGAATACCCCCGGCACAGGGGTGAGGTTACGCCGCAGATGCTCGTCGGATGGCTTTATGAAACGGTCATTCCCCAGAGGCAGGTTCAGCATGGCTGCCATTCGTTTTGTCCCTTCGGAGGGAACAAAACCGGTAAGCAGGACGAGCAGATCAACGGCCATGCGCAGAGGACGTCCGGCCAGGGTGTCTTCCAGCTTGACAATAATCCGATGGTCTATATCTTCGGCCGCTTCTGAAAGACGTCCGCGGATAAACTGTACGCCCCACTTTTCCTGGGCCTCGCGGTAGAGATCTTCAAAATACCGGCCGAACATCCGGAGATCCATGTAAAAACAAAACACTTCGCAGCCGGGAAGGCTTTCCTTGACACGCATAGCCTGTTTTACGGCCGTTACACAGCAGACCTTGGAGCAATATTCGTTTCCGACTTTTTCATCCCGGGAACCGACACAATGGACAAAACCAACACGCGCAGGTTTTTTTCCGGCAGCTGTGCGGATGGGAATTTTGTTCTGAAAACGTTCTTCCAGTTCTGCGGCCGTAATTACATTATCGTAAATACCGTAGCCGTATTCTTCCTTCTTATGTGCATCAAAGAGGTCAAAACCAGTGGCAACCAGAAGGGCATCGGCGGTCAGGATTTCTCCGTCAGACAGGGCTACCTCGAAGTGCCCGTTTTGTTTGACAATATTTTTTACTTCTGTCTGAAGTTTTATGTTCGCTTTTTCTTCAACAGCCGGGCATAGTTCATTGGTTATTTCATATGCCGGACGATGGTCAGGGAACAGAAAATCCCATTTAAGAACATGACCGCCCAGCTGGTCTTGTTTTTCGACCAGCGTAACTTCGTAGCCCATATCGCACAGATGAATGGCTGATTCCATTCCGGCCACTCCTCCTCCTATTACAACGATGTGTTTTCGGGTATGCATAAGAAGTATGTCAGCATTTAAGTGTTTCCGGCAATTCAGGGCTTCCGATGAACTTTCCGCCCGGCCCTGCATATTTCATGGCCGGATCGTAGGGGATACCCATTTTGTCGAGCAATGGCTCCACGGCAACCTGATGAAACTGCAGGCCAAGATCCCATGGGTCATAGCCTAAAACGAGCCCGGCCACTTCTTCAAACGTAAAAACAGGTATTCCGTAACCATTTTCTCCGTAAGTAATACCTTCCAGTTCCGCAATGGCATACTGGCCTCGGTCAAGAAACAAAGGGCAACCTGGGCAGTTGGTAATGATCATATCAGGCTTGTAAGGGGCCATGGAATCGAATTTCTTTTTGGTGTTGGAAAAAGTGTACCCCCTGTTAGCCTGAATGAGATACTGCCTGAATCCGAATCCGCAGCAATGGCGGCGTTCGGGGTAGTCCACCACTTCACCGCCCCAGGATTCTATCATACCCACCAGAACATAGGGGTATTCGGCGCCTCCAACGCCTTTATGCGGGAACATTTTGGCATAGTGGCAGCCAATATGTTCCACAACACGGAGAGGTTTGCCGGTTTTCCGGTTTATCAGCGGATATACAGCCTGGGCAGCGATCTGATCGCGGAATTTGTATATAATATCGCTGGCATGAGCCACATTGGCAGGCTTTTTGAATTCCCTGCGGGTGGCTTTCCATAACATCTCCCTCGTTTTTTCTTCGGTTTCCGGAAAATGATGCCAGGTTTCAAGTACTTCGGAATACACCCCAAACGATGTTACGCATGATACTGCCAGGTTCTCGTAACCGGTTTCCGTCATAAGGGCAAACTGACGGGCCACAACCGTCATGGTGGTTTCCAGGGGAACTATATCGGAATGATAGGCAATGCCCGTACAGGTAGTGTGAATCGGTTCCTCATAAAGGTCTTTTCCCAGCCGATTTTTCATGATTTCAATGAACGCCTTTTCCGCTCCGGGAAAAAAGGTTTGCCGCACACAGGAACGTACATAAAAATAATGGTCGTCGGCAATGGCTTTCTGGTAATCTTTCCACAGGGCTCTTTTCCCTTCAATTTTCATGATCGGTAGTGTTTGTTGTTGTTGGTATTGTATACATGCAGGAAATACTCACTGGTACGGCCTTCTCCTATGTCCATTTTCAATTCTGCCGCCTTCTTTGCCGAGAGTTTTTCTACTTTTTCGAAGCGTTCTGTTGCACCGGTAACATCGAAGATGCGCTTGATTTCGTTCAGGGTTTCTTCGGGAATTTTTCGAAGGGCACCTGGTCCGTCTCCCTGATAATTGGCCCCTATCCGTTTATAAACTTCATTCCAGTTTTTTTGTATCCAGTCCCATACAGGCCCTTGTTCGGGATGAAGATCGGTTCCAACTCCTTCAAGATAAAGGCAATAGCCATAGTTCACCGACCAGTCGCCAACGGTTCTCTTAATAGCCAGTTGTTGACGGCCTTTTTCTGATTCAATGAAATACCCCAGGTCCTGCGATAATCCGCGAAGGGCAGCAATGATGAGCCCGGGAGTATTGCCGCGCGGACAGCGTGTTTTGCACGACATGCATTCACCGCAATACCAGATGGTGTCGCTTTTCAGAAGCTCTTCCAGCTCCTGTTCATCTTTGCGCTGAACCATCATGGCTATTTTGCGGGGGTCGTAATTGTAAAAAGCTGCAGCGGGACAAATGGCTGTGCAGGTACCGCAATTGATGCAGGCTTTGAGTCCTTCGACAAAACGTACATCCTTTTGCAGTCTCTCATAAAGATTTTCCATGATCAATATGGAATGTTTCTAAATAATCAGAGCTTCTAATTTGGCTGATGAAGCATGTTTGATGAAAAAATGCCTAAATAAATTCCAAACAAATGTAGGGCAGGTTGGTGTTCCTGTCAATTAAGGGAAAGGCGTAAAATGGGGTAGTAAAAAGACGATACGTATAAATACGTAGTTTTTATATAAATGATATACAATAATTGTGGCAATGGGTAGTTAAGCAGAAGCAAAAAACATAGAATATACAATTAGGAGTTCCAGAGTTCCAGAGTTCCAGTGTTCCAGAGTTCCAGTGTTCCAGCGTAGAGCGTAGAGCGTAAAGCCAATTGTGAATGGCGAACGGCAAATAGCGAAAAGGCAACAGCGTAAAGTAAAAGAAATC encodes:
- a CDS encoding LacI family transcriptional regulator — translated: MKKRVTIHDIARKLNTTASTVSRALQNHPRISQEMRRKVQQTAREMNYRPDEMAVNLRKGQRNILGVIVPQVDRHFFARVIRGIEEEAGTQGYHILIGQSYEKVEREVHLTEKMGKGVVEGLLISVSLQTRDYQHIQRLIEQEVPLVFFDRVPEEVHADSVVIDDFEAAFQVTEHLIRSGCRNLAHFAGPNHINIYRERSNGFLAAMNQYRLKINTDWMLDNVLTKETGYRAMKFLWSQRIKPDAIVSSGDYSALGALLWCKEYGVEVPGRMCITGFANEPFTSLITPGMTSVEQHGFEMGKKAASLLLERVQGKYSGQDVRKIVIPSELHIRESSSRMVCKANKKQTKPHQ
- the kduI gene encoding 5-dehydro-4-deoxy-D-glucuronate isomerase, producing the protein MNIEYEIRYAVHPADFKGYDTERLRKEFLVPGLFVRDKIKMVYSMYDRFIIGGVLPVSSPLLLEPVDALKAPFFLSRREIGIINVGEEGVVKTDGKEYALGFKEALYLGAGARNVVFESRHSSRPARFYFNSAPAHTSYPDKLITRADAEVAELGAPETSNFRRLNKLIVNSIVKTCQLQMGLTELQPGSVWNTMPPHTHARRMEAYFYFEVPGGQAVCHFMGEPTETRHIWMANEEAVLSPQWSIHSAAGTGNYSFIWGMAGENLDYGDMDTVTPDRLR
- a CDS encoding gluconate 5-dehydrogenase; its protein translation is MNYMELFSLKGKTALVTGGTHGLGMAIGKALAGAGARLVINDLSREKLDHAVKQYAAEGVDVLSYVADVTREQSVMDMLDSIERDHGPVDILVNNAGIIKRIPALEMSVEDYEQVLKVDLTGPFIVSKQVAKRMVARNSGGKIINMCSMMSEMGRSTVSAYAAAKGGLKMLTKNLATEWAKYNIQVNGIGPGYFATEQTAPIRVNGHPFNEFIIHRTPAGRWGVPDDLAGAAIFLASPASDFITGQVIYVDGGILATIGKAYSESY
- a CDS encoding DUF4861 domain-containing protein → MKYLVILLLVLLSACKPKERTIEVVNTLPVNRTDEPVIIQRQTLERWFHASLKGEQILVLQGKDTIPSQCDDTDGDGAWDECLFFGNVPASSTSEYRLMPVRELPLFRPRTNVRMAKIIEMFKKYEELNEAERIKGTDTKVTSTVYQLEGPGWENDRVAFRNYLDERNGMDIFGKVVDSMVLDFIGRGDDYHSMGPWGMDILKVGNSLGAGAIALLHADTLVRGGIPSRGKYRLITEGPLRSRFVLSCEDWKVGEAKYDLYHTITIWGGTYSYESTVKLKNSGRDTLVAGIVKLHSDTLYVMQDNPKYIILATYDKQAFNGEYLGLGLIVPRDAYLGWNRAPEAGHDVVSTYYAKILAENNRPVTFRFYACWEVSDKRFASREGFIDYMKEEAGKMAFPLQAELK
- a CDS encoding pyridoxamine 5'-phosphate oxidase family protein gives rise to the protein MRRKDKMITDNSLIEYILNSSPVCRLGFVDGEYAYIVPVNYAHSDGYLYIHSARTGKKIELIEKNPKVSFEIEDVSEIIPADKPCGWTTKYRSVMGTGTIRIEQDLPMKKKGLDLIMAKYGAPQPYSYDEKNLDRMVILVVKIETVSGKQSGIFL
- a CDS encoding (Fe-S)-binding protein produces the protein MGFDLFVIPFTAGLAFLLVWFFYKTAVWLYHLSRVDRILLKRGIFSGKTIRSVKEVILESLLHRKIFRTNPLLGYMHMSLAFGWFLLIVAGNVEAMIYRPAAIHPPYYPIFFRFFEPEAAGFPGEKAFEFIMDFLLLFILSGVALALFKRIRSRALGMKKTTRLLWYDRLALYSLWCIFPFRLLAESVTSGIYQTGGVITGSLGNFLSGLIPLQSFEYPAWWAYSLALGLFFVALPFSRYMHIPTEVVLIFLRNYGIRTRNAYSSFSEIEVYSCSRCGICIDPCPMSAAAGIQNIQSVYMIRNIRYHTPDEDVLDNCLMCGRCNIACPVGIITTDLRAIARTEEHFPVNPQRNIAAKPTPHHEVIYFAGCMGQLTPAVTQSMEAIMQQAGEDYFFLDKEESICCGRPLALAGRIAEAKQLMEINRDKILSSGARILVTSCPICYKVFREEYHLPITVMHHTQYLYRLLMQGRIRLRSRNISLAYHDPCELGRGSGIYEEPRQVLKHAGILTPTASEKEKSICCGGSLGNTVLGQKKRREITKYSLENLTINNPDTIVTSCPLCKKTFAQSSDRPVRDIAEVVKSALFRDNDNSRLSENLMIPAEEFLF
- a CDS encoding 4Fe-4S dicluster domain-containing protein, translating into MNWQFALHPDHTINLDHNNRSLAQWLEEKEPTSRICMACGSCGGTCTAGQFEPISFRHILLMVRRGETESVRSELTKCMYCGKCTLVCPRGVNTRHILDLLRTMLIN
- a CDS encoding CoB--CoM heterodisulfide reductase iron-sulfur subunit A family protein yields the protein MHTRKHIVVIGGGVAGMESAIHLCDMGYEVTLVEKQDQLGGHVLKWDFLFPDHRPAYEITNELCPAVEEKANIKLQTEVKNIVKQNGHFEVALSDGEILTADALLVATGFDLFDAHKKEEYGYGIYDNVITAAELEERFQNKIPIRTAAGKKPARVGFVHCVGSRDEKVGNEYCSKVCCVTAVKQAMRVKESLPGCEVFCFYMDLRMFGRYFEDLYREAQEKWGVQFIRGRLSEAAEDIDHRIIVKLEDTLAGRPLRMAVDLLVLLTGFVPSEGTKRMAAMLNLPLGNDRFIKPSDEHLRRNLTPVPGVFVTGASSGPRSISESISDARAAALEIAAWFNHQTQHAVK
- a CDS encoding heterodisulfide reductase subunit B yields the protein MKIEGKRALWKDYQKAIADDHYFYVRSCVRQTFFPGAEKAFIEIMKNRLGKDLYEEPIHTTCTGIAYHSDIVPLETTMTVVARQFALMTETGYENLAVSCVTSFGVYSEVLETWHHFPETEEKTREMLWKATRREFKKPANVAHASDIIYKFRDQIAAQAVYPLINRKTGKPLRVVEHIGCHYAKMFPHKGVGGAEYPYVLVGMIESWGGEVVDYPERRHCCGFGFRQYLIQANRGYTFSNTKKKFDSMAPYKPDMIITNCPGCPLFLDRGQYAIAELEGITYGENGYGIPVFTFEEVAGLVLGYDPWDLGLQFHQVAVEPLLDKMGIPYDPAMKYAGPGGKFIGSPELPETLKC
- a CDS encoding 4Fe-4S dicluster domain-containing protein, which translates into the protein MENLYERLQKDVRFVEGLKACINCGTCTAICPAAAFYNYDPRKIAMMVQRKDEQELEELLKSDTIWYCGECMSCKTRCPRGNTPGLIIAALRGLSQDLGYFIESEKGRQQLAIKRTVGDWSVNYGYCLYLEGVGTDLHPEQGPVWDWIQKNWNEVYKRIGANYQGDGPGALRKIPEETLNEIKRIFDVTGATERFEKVEKLSAKKAAELKMDIGEGRTSEYFLHVYNTNNNKHYRS